A genomic segment from Pirellulales bacterium encodes:
- a CDS encoding thioredoxin family protein gives MNGSIHSSRRAVGVLSLCLTSMSIAFWGQDSGADEVRVGRKIDNFSLHDARGTTRTLQDYSDAKLVVVAFLGTECPLANAYLPRLAELSAQWKPQGVTFLGVNSNQQDSITEVAAHAQRMEIPFPVLKDPANEIADRFGAVRTPEVFVLDGDRVVRYWGRIDDQYGVGYQRKKVGRSDLSTAIEELLAGKAVSEPVTESPGCLIGRVKRPNPKGDVTYTKQIARLLQARCVECHHDGQIAPFSLTSYDEAVGWAEMMKEVVHERRMPPWMAAPDHGNFKNNPSLSADEIALLDHWIENGCPEGDKADLPEPAHFAEGWGIDKPDQIFYMRDEPYTVPAEGIVSYKHFIVDPGFTEDHWIKQAEVKAGNPAVVHHVIVFIQQQGSLDFGDPQMAYAPGMTPRRLENGAAIRIPAGAKLVFQCHYTPNGKAQDDRSYVGLVYAKPEEVTHEVLGSSCGQMTLTIPPNEANHQVTARHKFRRDTTLLGMNPHMHLRGKSFRYELIHPDGTNEILLDVPRYDFNWQLWYMLQEPKKIPKGSTMICTAYFDNSSDNLANPNPNTTVNWGEQTWDEMMFGFYSVINPVDPVAEAANKATKKKR, from the coding sequence GTGAACGGTTCCATCCACTCTTCGCGCCGCGCTGTTGGCGTTCTCTCTCTTTGCCTGACGAGCATGTCGATCGCTTTTTGGGGGCAGGACTCGGGTGCGGACGAAGTTCGCGTCGGTCGCAAGATCGACAACTTCTCACTGCACGACGCCCGTGGCACAACCCGAACGCTACAGGATTACAGCGATGCGAAGCTGGTCGTGGTTGCGTTCCTGGGCACCGAATGCCCGCTGGCGAATGCCTATCTGCCGCGACTGGCCGAACTGTCGGCCCAGTGGAAGCCGCAGGGAGTAACGTTCCTGGGCGTCAACTCGAATCAGCAAGACTCGATCACCGAGGTGGCCGCTCATGCGCAGCGGATGGAGATTCCGTTTCCGGTCTTGAAAGATCCGGCCAACGAAATCGCGGATCGCTTTGGCGCTGTGCGTACGCCCGAGGTTTTTGTTCTCGATGGCGATCGCGTGGTGCGCTACTGGGGCCGCATTGACGATCAGTACGGCGTTGGCTATCAGCGCAAGAAGGTCGGCCGTAGCGATCTTTCCACAGCCATCGAAGAGCTGCTGGCCGGCAAAGCTGTCAGCGAGCCTGTGACCGAATCTCCCGGCTGCTTGATCGGCCGCGTGAAGCGTCCCAACCCGAAAGGCGACGTCACTTATACGAAGCAGATCGCGCGGCTTTTGCAGGCCCGCTGCGTCGAATGCCACCACGACGGACAAATCGCTCCGTTCTCGCTGACCAGCTATGACGAGGCCGTCGGCTGGGCCGAGATGATGAAAGAAGTCGTCCACGAACGGCGCATGCCTCCGTGGATGGCCGCGCCCGATCACGGCAACTTCAAGAACAATCCTTCGCTAAGCGCCGACGAGATCGCGCTGTTGGATCATTGGATCGAGAACGGTTGCCCCGAAGGGGACAAAGCCGACCTGCCCGAGCCCGCTCACTTCGCCGAGGGTTGGGGCATCGACAAGCCGGACCAGATTTTCTACATGCGCGACGAACCATACACGGTGCCGGCCGAAGGGATCGTCAGTTACAAGCACTTCATCGTTGATCCCGGTTTCACCGAAGATCATTGGATCAAGCAGGCCGAGGTCAAAGCCGGCAATCCAGCCGTCGTGCATCACGTAATTGTGTTCATCCAGCAGCAGGGCTCGCTCGACTTCGGCGATCCGCAGATGGCGTATGCGCCCGGCATGACGCCGCGACGCCTGGAAAACGGCGCCGCGATACGCATTCCTGCCGGGGCCAAGCTGGTATTTCAGTGCCACTACACCCCCAACGGCAAGGCTCAGGACGATCGCAGCTACGTCGGCCTGGTCTATGCCAAGCCCGAGGAAGTGACGCACGAAGTGCTGGGGTCGAGTTGCGGACAGATGACACTCACGATTCCTCCCAACGAGGCCAACCACCAGGTCACCGCGCGGCACAAGTTCCGCCGCGATACAACGCTGTTGGGCATGAACCCGCACATGCACCTGCGGGGCAAGTCGTTCCGCTACGAGCTGATTCATCCCGATGGCACTAACGAGATTCTGCTCGACGTGCCGCGTTACGACTTCAACTGGCAGTTGTGGTACATGCTTCAGGAGCCGAAGAAGATCCCGAAGGGGAGCACTATGATCTGCACCGCTTACTTCGACAATTCGTCCGACAACCTGGCCAACCCCAATCCCAATACCACCGTGAACTGGGGCGAGCAGACGTGGGACGAAATGATGTTCGGCTTCTACTCGGTGATCAACCCGGTTGATCCCGTGGCCGAAGCGGCAAACAAGGCGACGAAGAAGAAACGCTAA
- a CDS encoding iron-sulfur cluster assembly accessory protein: MAVLLSEKAANEVKRIITEQKLGPETVLRVGVVGGGCSGFQYNLGFDKAFDEKIDSKFECHGVPVVVDKKSALYLDGTTVDFYDGLEKRGFTFDNPNAVKSCGCGSSFQA, encoded by the coding sequence ATGGCAGTTTTGCTGAGTGAAAAGGCCGCGAACGAGGTCAAGCGCATCATCACCGAGCAAAAGCTCGGACCCGAGACCGTGCTACGTGTTGGCGTGGTCGGCGGCGGATGCAGCGGCTTCCAATACAACCTGGGCTTCGATAAGGCGTTCGACGAAAAGATCGACTCTAAATTCGAGTGCCATGGCGTGCCGGTTGTCGTCGACAAGAAGAGCGCCTTGTACTTGGACGGCACAACGGTCGACTTCTATGACGGCTTGGAGAAGCGCGGCTTCACGTTCGACAACCCGAACGCCGTGAAGAGCTGCGGTTGCGGCAGCTCGTTTCAGGCTTAG
- a CDS encoding aminotransferase class V-fold PLP-dependent enzyme: MVDLPVYMDNHATTRVDPRVVEAMLPYFTDQYGNPGSVSHSFGGQAKEAVDAARAEIAAAIGANDRDIVFTSGATESNNLALRGIADRARRKGSHFVTVTTEHKSVLDPLARLSRRGYEVTLLSVEQAGSERAGLVDLQRLSEAIRADTILVSVMLANNEIGVIQPLTEISAICRERGVPLHCDATQAVGKIPVDVDVLGVDLMSFTAHKIYGPKGVGALYVRRRNSAARLQPQIDGGGQEGGVRSGTLNVPGIMGFARAVSLCLAEMPEERVRLAGLRDQLYRGLVERLEGVTLNGPLLTDERRLAGNLNASFAYVNGEALMMSMQRLAVSSGSACTSANPEPSHVLRALGLDEDQTRASLRFGLGRFNTSDEVEFAVGAVAEAVSRLRKLSSLA; encoded by the coding sequence ATGGTCGATCTACCGGTCTACATGGACAACCACGCGACGACGCGCGTCGACCCGCGCGTTGTCGAGGCGATGTTGCCGTACTTCACCGACCAGTACGGCAACCCCGGCAGCGTCAGCCATTCCTTCGGCGGCCAGGCCAAGGAGGCTGTCGATGCGGCGCGCGCAGAAATTGCCGCGGCGATCGGCGCCAATGACCGCGATATCGTGTTTACGAGCGGTGCCACAGAGAGTAACAACCTGGCGCTGCGCGGGATCGCCGACCGTGCACGGCGCAAAGGAAGTCATTTCGTCACGGTCACGACCGAGCATAAGAGCGTGCTCGATCCGCTGGCCAGGCTGTCGCGGCGCGGTTACGAAGTGACGTTACTGTCGGTCGAGCAGGCCGGAAGCGAGCGGGCAGGGCTGGTCGACTTGCAACGTTTGAGCGAGGCCATTCGGGCGGACACGATTCTCGTCTCGGTGATGCTCGCCAACAACGAGATCGGCGTGATCCAGCCGCTGACTGAGATCTCGGCCATCTGTCGCGAGCGAGGAGTTCCGTTGCATTGCGACGCGACGCAGGCCGTGGGGAAGATACCGGTCGACGTCGATGTGCTGGGCGTCGACTTAATGAGCTTCACCGCGCACAAGATTTACGGACCCAAGGGGGTGGGCGCGCTCTACGTGCGGCGGCGAAATTCCGCGGCCCGATTGCAGCCGCAGATCGATGGCGGCGGTCAAGAGGGAGGGGTCCGCAGTGGCACGCTGAACGTGCCGGGCATTATGGGATTCGCCCGAGCGGTGTCGCTGTGCCTGGCCGAGATGCCTGAGGAGCGTGTGCGCCTGGCTGGCCTGCGCGACCAGTTGTATCGGGGGCTGGTCGAGCGATTGGAAGGAGTGACGCTGAACGGCCCGCTCCTGACGGACGAGCGGCGGTTGGCAGGCAATCTCAACGCCAGCTTCGCGTACGTCAACGGCGAGGCGCTGATGATGAGCATGCAGCGGCTGGCGGTCAGCTCGGGAAGTGCCTGCACCTCGGCCAACCCGGAGCCCAGCCATGTCCTGCGAGCCTTGGGGCTGGACGAGGATCAAACCCGGGCCAGCCTGCGGTTCGGCCTGGGGCGATTCAACACGTCCGACGAGGTGGAGTTTGCCGTCGGGGCCGTGGCCGAGGCGGTCAGCCGGCTACGCAAACTCAGTAGCCTGGCATAG
- a CDS encoding thiamine pyrophosphate-dependent enzyme — MTRLHSGISSGRYLERKPVDQLSIGEFLIQRLQDYGIRDIFGIPGDYVLAFYSMLEHSPINVVGCCREDNAGFAADAYARVNGMGAICVTYCVGGLSVANSIAGAYAEKSPVVLITGSPGMRERTNNPLLHHKVRDFRTQLEVFEKLCVAATELVDPVTAFREIDRVLEAAARYKRPVYIEIPRDMVKVVPGVPYEFRRAEPVSDPDALAEAVAEATRFLNDCQKPVILAGVEIHRFGLQDELLKLAEGSQIPIAGTILGKSAVRETHPLYVGMYEGGMGRAEVTEYVEDSDCLMLLGAFLTDIDMGIYTANLDVSKCIYATSEELRIRHHYYHNIVLADFIRALAAQHPTPPVRPVPPHRNGAKYTLQPQAPMTITRLIARLNEALDANTIVISDVGDALFAATELTTHARTEFIGPAYYTSMGFAIPASLGTGVARPDMRTVVLVGDGAFQMTSNELSSIVRHRFDHIVIVLDNQGYGTERYLHPGEFNEIHPWNYSKITELFGGGKGYVVRTEGEFDAALIKAWADNSGMSLIHVHLPVDDCSPALARLAEKLSKKV, encoded by the coding sequence ATGACGCGACTACACAGTGGGATTTCATCCGGACGGTACCTGGAGCGCAAGCCGGTCGATCAGCTCTCGATCGGCGAGTTTCTGATTCAGCGCCTGCAGGATTACGGCATTCGCGACATATTCGGCATTCCGGGCGACTACGTGCTGGCGTTCTATTCGATGCTGGAGCACAGCCCTATCAATGTGGTCGGCTGTTGCCGGGAAGATAACGCCGGTTTCGCAGCCGACGCTTACGCGCGCGTCAACGGCATGGGGGCGATATGCGTGACGTATTGCGTCGGCGGTTTGAGCGTGGCCAACAGCATCGCAGGGGCGTATGCCGAGAAATCGCCGGTGGTGCTGATCACCGGCTCGCCGGGCATGCGCGAACGGACGAACAATCCGCTGCTGCACCACAAGGTGCGTGATTTTCGCACGCAACTCGAGGTTTTCGAGAAGTTGTGCGTGGCGGCGACCGAGTTGGTCGATCCGGTCACGGCCTTTCGCGAAATCGATCGCGTGCTCGAGGCGGCCGCGCGCTACAAGCGCCCGGTGTACATCGAGATTCCTCGCGACATGGTCAAGGTCGTGCCGGGCGTGCCGTATGAATTTCGCCGGGCCGAACCGGTGAGTGACCCGGACGCGCTGGCCGAAGCCGTGGCCGAGGCGACGCGATTCCTGAATGACTGCCAGAAGCCGGTGATCCTGGCCGGCGTCGAGATTCATCGATTCGGCCTACAGGACGAGCTGTTGAAATTGGCCGAAGGGTCGCAAATTCCGATCGCGGGCACAATCCTGGGGAAGAGTGCCGTGCGCGAAACGCACCCGCTGTACGTTGGCATGTACGAAGGGGGGATGGGGCGGGCCGAGGTCACGGAATACGTCGAGGATAGCGATTGCCTGATGTTACTCGGGGCGTTTTTGACCGATATCGACATGGGCATCTACACGGCCAATCTCGACGTGTCGAAATGCATCTACGCCACCAGCGAAGAGCTTCGCATTCGCCACCACTATTATCACAACATCGTGCTGGCCGATTTCATTCGCGCGCTGGCCGCGCAGCATCCGACGCCCCCGGTACGCCCGGTGCCACCGCATCGCAACGGTGCGAAATACACGCTGCAACCGCAAGCGCCAATGACGATCACGCGGTTGATCGCGCGCTTGAACGAGGCGTTGGACGCGAACACGATTGTGATCTCGGACGTAGGGGACGCGTTGTTCGCGGCCACGGAATTGACGACGCATGCGCGGACGGAATTCATCGGTCCGGCCTATTACACGTCGATGGGATTCGCGATCCCGGCTTCGCTAGGAACGGGCGTGGCGCGACCCGACATGCGGACCGTGGTGCTGGTCGGCGATGGGGCGTTTCAGATGACGTCGAACGAACTGTCGAGCATTGTGCGGCATCGGTTCGACCACATTGTGATCGTGCTCGACAACCAGGGATACGGCACCGAGCGTTACCTGCACCCGGGCGAATTCAACGAGATTCATCCCTGGAACTACTCGAAAATCACCGAGCTATTCGGCGGCGGCAAGGGCTATGTCGTGCGGACCGAAGGAGAGTTCGACGCCGCATTGATCAAGGCTTGGGCCGATAACAGCGGCATGAGCCTGATTCATGTCCATCTGCCCGTCGACGATTGCAGCCCGGCCTTGGCCCGATTGGCCGAGAAGCTGAGCAAAAAGGTGTAG
- a CDS encoding bile acid:sodium symporter: protein MLADHFHKVSHFLHRRFILLLVVSYVLAGFFPGPGLWIRSTAFRGVSLPMMMLGLLLFNAGLGVELAELNEIRRRPRGLIFGLLGNLIIPIAFIALAMMSLRIWHNPDEVQNVLVGLALVASMPIAGSSTAWSQNANGNMALSLALVLGSTFLSPLTTPVALHAVGLMTTGDYSEDLHELATSGTNWFLAVSVIIPSALGIIGHWLAGPARVARVKPNLKLANLLLLLVLNYSNAAVSLPESVANPDADFLAMILAITVMLCATNFGAGWLIARLLGVSRADQVALMFGLGMNNNGTGLVLASMALADHPRVLLPIIFYNLVQHLVAGVVDYALSRRPAQTSNT, encoded by the coding sequence GTGCTCGCTGATCATTTTCACAAAGTCTCGCACTTCCTGCACCGGCGGTTCATCCTGCTGTTGGTTGTGTCCTACGTTCTGGCTGGCTTCTTTCCCGGCCCCGGCTTGTGGATCCGCTCGACCGCGTTCCGCGGCGTCAGCCTGCCGATGATGATGCTAGGGCTGTTGCTCTTTAACGCCGGGCTGGGAGTCGAACTGGCCGAGTTGAACGAGATTCGCCGCCGTCCGCGCGGACTCATCTTCGGCCTGCTCGGCAATCTGATCATTCCCATCGCGTTCATCGCGCTGGCGATGATGTCGCTGCGGATCTGGCACAATCCGGACGAAGTCCAAAACGTGCTGGTGGGACTGGCACTCGTGGCATCCATGCCTATCGCCGGCTCGTCCACGGCCTGGTCGCAAAATGCCAATGGCAACATGGCCCTCAGCCTGGCGCTCGTGCTCGGGTCGACATTCCTCAGCCCGCTTACGACGCCTGTCGCTCTGCATGCCGTGGGGCTGATGACGACGGGAGACTATTCCGAAGATCTGCACGAGTTGGCCACCAGTGGCACGAATTGGTTTCTGGCCGTGTCGGTTATCATTCCCTCGGCGCTGGGAATCATCGGACACTGGCTGGCCGGCCCGGCGCGCGTAGCCCGGGTAAAACCGAATCTGAAGCTGGCGAACTTGCTGCTTCTGCTGGTGTTGAACTACTCGAACGCCGCGGTCTCGCTCCCCGAGTCGGTCGCCAACCCCGACGCCGATTTCCTGGCCATGATTCTGGCGATTACCGTGATGCTGTGCGCCACGAACTTCGGCGCCGGTTGGCTCATCGCCCGGCTGCTCGGCGTCAGCCGCGCGGATCAGGTCGCCCTGATGTTCGGCCTGGGGATGAACAATAACGGGACCGGGCTGGTTCTGGCCTCGATGGCGCTGGCCGATCACCCACGCGTGCTGCTACCGATTATCTTTTACAATCTCGTGCAGCATCTGGTGGCAGGTGTGGTGGATTACGCCCTTTCGCGCAGGCCCGCGCAAACCAGCAATACATGA
- a CDS encoding glycosyltransferase family 39 protein: MIAIGIIGLFIPGYALARALRVPFAWGAAFPLSALMIVMAVIAFALTGAPVCFCTVAPPLSIVTVVALAGLFFGRRAPRDETTEPPLGRGAKLLFAAGAVQVALVLVGLLVRTSMYPLSGPDTVYRWEGLARLMLTEQGLAHYPPLTAEDFTHYVYPDAIPPLVASVYWWLYAAWGAALPELTSVPVMLQALSCFLLVYGAARVSFGAVGGIVTLASLASTPLFIGSVAIGQDTGYTALSYAGQLAFALAAVADPKRRYVVMAGLFGALGALTREYGLLLSLGGFAVLALAPKTRRLLPLYALTVAVVAAPWYLRIWWLTGNPLYPFDILHLGLPTNQVHVELHDVYRELVGARLQTADGWAEIVLRAVIGGPVAIVLGVAGLKLSGRQTIGLAIAAVLALVAWRMALPFTLGGISLSVRMFAPVYLTLSIAAGACGPALARLALRRPQLFRVGIVAPMALVALYATLGAWTLPFHPTGFRTAVISRIHYPDDVLGPRVLAAQAVAGSGLPDVAVLTDDSYLATALKRARVRPVMAWSPEVSFVFDPNTSGTEVRRRLREMNIHFVAPYEGNLPYLRRFPFYADDSKQWQQVRYNGEALPLFFLPE; encoded by the coding sequence ATGATCGCGATCGGCATCATCGGTCTGTTCATACCGGGCTATGCGCTTGCGCGAGCCTTGCGAGTGCCGTTCGCCTGGGGTGCCGCCTTCCCGCTGTCGGCGCTGATGATCGTGATGGCGGTAATTGCTTTCGCCCTCACCGGCGCCCCGGTTTGCTTTTGCACTGTGGCGCCGCCGCTATCGATCGTGACGGTCGTCGCGCTGGCCGGGCTATTTTTCGGACGACGCGCGCCGCGCGATGAAACGACAGAACCACCGCTCGGCCGTGGCGCGAAGTTGCTCTTCGCTGCGGGCGCTGTGCAAGTGGCACTCGTGCTCGTGGGCCTGCTGGTGCGGACCAGCATGTATCCGCTCAGCGGACCTGATACGGTTTACCGCTGGGAGGGGCTCGCGCGCTTGATGCTGACCGAGCAGGGGCTTGCGCATTATCCGCCCCTCACGGCCGAGGATTTCACGCACTACGTCTATCCCGATGCGATCCCTCCGCTGGTCGCAAGCGTCTATTGGTGGCTGTACGCGGCCTGGGGCGCGGCGCTACCGGAACTGACGTCCGTGCCTGTGATGCTGCAAGCGCTCTCCTGTTTTTTGCTCGTCTACGGCGCGGCGCGGGTTAGCTTCGGTGCCGTGGGCGGCATCGTGACGCTTGCGAGCCTGGCCAGCACTCCGCTCTTTATCGGCAGCGTCGCCATCGGTCAGGACACGGGCTACACGGCGCTCTCGTACGCCGGGCAACTGGCTTTCGCGCTCGCGGCCGTCGCCGACCCCAAGCGTCGCTACGTGGTCATGGCCGGATTGTTCGGCGCGCTAGGGGCGCTGACGCGTGAATACGGACTGCTCCTGTCGCTGGGCGGGTTCGCGGTGCTGGCCCTCGCGCCAAAGACGCGCCGGCTGTTGCCGCTGTACGCTCTGACCGTGGCCGTTGTTGCGGCGCCGTGGTACTTGCGCATCTGGTGGCTCACCGGAAATCCACTCTATCCGTTCGACATACTCCACCTGGGCCTGCCCACAAACCAGGTACACGTCGAACTGCACGACGTCTATCGCGAACTGGTAGGGGCACGATTACAGACTGCCGATGGCTGGGCCGAGATTGTGTTGCGCGCCGTGATCGGCGGTCCCGTGGCGATCGTCCTCGGCGTTGCTGGTCTGAAGCTGTCCGGCCGGCAGACGATCGGACTGGCGATCGCCGCTGTGCTGGCCCTGGTCGCGTGGCGGATGGCGCTACCGTTTACGCTGGGAGGCATCTCGCTATCCGTCCGAATGTTCGCGCCAGTCTACCTGACACTATCCATCGCTGCCGGGGCGTGCGGCCCGGCACTGGCGCGGCTCGCGCTACGGCGCCCGCAACTGTTCCGCGTCGGCATCGTCGCGCCGATGGCACTCGTGGCCCTCTATGCAACGTTGGGGGCATGGACGCTGCCGTTCCATCCGACCGGATTCCGCACCGCGGTCATCAGCCGGATCCATTACCCGGACGACGTGCTCGGCCCGCGCGTGCTCGCGGCGCAAGCCGTGGCCGGCAGCGGACTGCCGGACGTGGCCGTGCTGACCGACGACAGTTACCTGGCCACCGCACTAAAGCGCGCCCGCGTCCGCCCGGTAATGGCCTGGAGCCCCGAGGTATCGTTCGTCTTTGACCCGAACACGAGCGGTACGGAAGTTCGCCGGCGGTTGCGCGAAATGAACATCCACTTCGTCGCACCGTACGAGGGCAATCTCCCCTATCTACGCCGCTTCCCGTTCTACGCCGACGACAGCAAACAATGGCAACAGGTGCGCTACAACGGGGAGGCGTTGCCGCTGTTTTTCCTGCCGGAGTGA